In one window of Henckelia pumila isolate YLH828 chromosome 1, ASM3356847v2, whole genome shotgun sequence DNA:
- the LOC140876135 gene encoding deoxypodophyllotoxin synthase-like translates to MGSLTPQKLSVVDFTKEMKPGSNSWSSACKEIKKSLENHGCFVALYDKISPQLDKSIFQAADELFDLPTETKVLNVNEKPYHGYVGQIPIVPLHEGLGIDYATTLQGAQTFTNLMWPNGNLSFCESSMSFAKTVAELEKIVVRMLFDSYGVEKHADSHIESTTYLLRYLKYRAPETGETTMAFPSHTDKSFITILYQNHVSGLEVKARDGEWIHVDFPPSSFVVMAGDACQAWSNGKVLSPNHKVTLDENGKATRNTIALFSFLSKLVEVPQELVDDQHPLNYKPFVHVDLLNFYASDRGRRSQDILTDFCGI, encoded by the exons ATGGGTTCCCTAACCCCACAAAAGCTCTCAGTGGTCGACTTCACAAAGGAGATGAAGCCAGGCTCAAATTCTTGGTCGTCTGCATGCAAAGAAATAAAGAAATCCCTTGAAAACCATGGCTGTTTCGTAGCCTTGTACGATAAAATATCACCCCAACTTGACAAATCAATCTTCCAAGCAGCTGATGAATTGTTTGATCTTCCTACTGAAACTAAAGTTCTGAATGTTAACGAAAAACCATACCATGGTTATGTGGGGCAGATACCCATCGTACCCCTCCATGAAGGCCTGGGGATCGATTACGCCACCACTTTACAAGGAGCTCAAACTTTCACAAATCTCATGTGGCCTAATGGCAACCTTTCTTTCTG tGAAAGCTCGATGTCCTTCGCCAAGACAGTAGCAGAGCTAGAGAAAATTGTGGTGAGAATGTTATTCGACAGCTATGGAGTGGAGAAACATGCCGATTCGCACATCGAATCGACGACATATCTCCTTAGGTACTTGAAATACCGAGCTCCGGAGACGGGAGAGACTACCATGGCCTTTCCCTCACACACAGACAAGAGCTTCATCACCATACTTTACCAAAACCACGTCTCCGGGTTGGAAGTAAAAGCAAGAGACGGCGAGTGGATTCATGTCGACTTTCCGCCTTCTTCCTTCGTTGTCATGGCTGGAGATGCTTGCcag GCGTGGAGCAATGGCAAAGTTCTTTCTCCCAACCATAAAGTGACCCTGGATGAGAATGGAAAGGCTACTCGTAACACAATCGCTCTTTTTTCTTTCCTCAGCAAACTCGTTGAAGTTCCACAAGAGCTAGTCGATGATCAGCATCCACTCAACTACAAACCCTTCGTTCATGTCGATTTGCTCAACTTTTACGCTTCCGATCGCGGCCGTCGATCCCAGGATATACTCACAGATTTCTGTGGAATTTGA